A stretch of the Cucurbita pepo subsp. pepo cultivar mu-cu-16 chromosome LG16, ASM280686v2, whole genome shotgun sequence genome encodes the following:
- the LOC111776972 gene encoding dr1-associated corepressor-like isoform X1, giving the protein MKKKLDTRFPAARIKKIMQADEDVGKIAMAVPLLVSKALELFLQDLCDRTYEITLKRGAKTMNSLHLKQCIQTFNVFDFLRDVVGKVPDLGASDAAEDRCISKRRKVEDEDGGNDSEEESKRSKTTEAGHNISGRGRGRGRGRGRGRSSRHSEKDTAIHSDNFEEDLEIPSHPGNNLEKTMPDNGVAEARMENDNIPIDKAVEPSVRNFDLNVNLDEDGDSTSTPVAASTGSPVKPLTDSKHDEYPGWSVAEMEKMVIDPIQLANLNKSIDDEEDYDEEG; this is encoded by the exons GCTCGGATTAAGAAGATTATGCAGGCTGATGAAGACGTAGGGAAGATTGCTATGGCAGTCCCACTTTTAGTCT CAAAAGCTCTGGAACTATTTTTACAAGATTTATGTGACAGGACATATGAGATTACTCTGAAGAGGGGGGCTAAGACAATGAACTCTTTGCACTT AAAACAATGCATACAGACGTTTAATGTTTTTGATTTCTTGAGGGATGTTGTTGGCAAGGTCCCTGATTTAGGTGCCTCTGATGCTGCGGAGGACCGTTGTATTTCGAAACGAAG gaaagttgaagatgaagatggtgGTAATGATAGTGAAGAAGAGTCCAAAAGGAGTAAGACG ACAGAGGCTGGTCACAACATTAGTGGCCGAGGAAGGGGTAGAGGCAGAGGTAGAGGTCGTGGGCGTAGTAGTAGGCATTCGGAGAAGGATACAGCCATACATTCTGATAACTTTGAAGAAGATTTGGAAATTCCTAGTCATCCTGGCAACAACCTCGAAAAAACTATGCCGGACAACGGTGTAGCAGAAGCTCGAATGGAGAACGACAATATTCCTATTGACAAAGCTGTAGAACCATCAGTCCGAAACTTCGACTTGAACGTAAACTTGGACGAAGATGGGGACTCAACTTCAACTCCAGTGGCTGCTTCTACAGGTTCACCAGTAAAGCCCCTGACTGACTCGAAACACGACGAGTATCCTGGTTGGTCAGTGGCTGAAATGGAAAAGATGGTTATCGATCCAATTCAACTAGCGAATTTGAATAAGAGTATAGATGATGAGGAAGATTATGACGAAGAAGGTTAG
- the LOC111776972 gene encoding dr1-associated corepressor-like isoform X2: protein MQADEDVGKIAMAVPLLVSKALELFLQDLCDRTYEITLKRGAKTMNSLHLKQCIQTFNVFDFLRDVVGKVPDLGASDAAEDRCISKRRKVEDEDGGNDSEEESKRSKTTEAGHNISGRGRGRGRGRGRGRSSRHSEKDTAIHSDNFEEDLEIPSHPGNNLEKTMPDNGVAEARMENDNIPIDKAVEPSVRNFDLNVNLDEDGDSTSTPVAASTGSPVKPLTDSKHDEYPGWSVAEMEKMVIDPIQLANLNKSIDDEEDYDEEG, encoded by the exons ATGCAGGCTGATGAAGACGTAGGGAAGATTGCTATGGCAGTCCCACTTTTAGTCT CAAAAGCTCTGGAACTATTTTTACAAGATTTATGTGACAGGACATATGAGATTACTCTGAAGAGGGGGGCTAAGACAATGAACTCTTTGCACTT AAAACAATGCATACAGACGTTTAATGTTTTTGATTTCTTGAGGGATGTTGTTGGCAAGGTCCCTGATTTAGGTGCCTCTGATGCTGCGGAGGACCGTTGTATTTCGAAACGAAG gaaagttgaagatgaagatggtgGTAATGATAGTGAAGAAGAGTCCAAAAGGAGTAAGACG ACAGAGGCTGGTCACAACATTAGTGGCCGAGGAAGGGGTAGAGGCAGAGGTAGAGGTCGTGGGCGTAGTAGTAGGCATTCGGAGAAGGATACAGCCATACATTCTGATAACTTTGAAGAAGATTTGGAAATTCCTAGTCATCCTGGCAACAACCTCGAAAAAACTATGCCGGACAACGGTGTAGCAGAAGCTCGAATGGAGAACGACAATATTCCTATTGACAAAGCTGTAGAACCATCAGTCCGAAACTTCGACTTGAACGTAAACTTGGACGAAGATGGGGACTCAACTTCAACTCCAGTGGCTGCTTCTACAGGTTCACCAGTAAAGCCCCTGACTGACTCGAAACACGACGAGTATCCTGGTTGGTCAGTGGCTGAAATGGAAAAGATGGTTATCGATCCAATTCAACTAGCGAATTTGAATAAGAGTATAGATGATGAGGAAGATTATGACGAAGAAGGTTAG
- the LOC111777423 gene encoding protein DGS1, mitochondrial-like isoform X1, whose product MEAKPEESEEKGIRSSISLYSLRVWNQIVAFLPSTRDSNFLWKLSSFLRRRRRKTGLPLPLPLNSINSSVITGQWESKKNWSLTVTGWEPAEASRLYDVLGDLLEHCFLNLHSIWKNLQFWQSRAEGTNAQKVYFMICERGPRAFFSGTAQLMRQSFRDGFSMQHVAREASLHIADRITILSNLRCHLAVFVAQVFMEIDKIGAEAVNDQQNSLPSLLVTLNGLFLDLEASICQLHAAHQMDLIDGSFSFPLFEKLPDVNKEGSQWTSCEIGDAINLLYQNLHKLDSFIYILVSKHRKPRKLTQHWLRYTCGAVGLSVCSVWLIQHSSLMGSNDIENWFNEAHNSAVSFFKDHVEQPLISIRDELFDTFRKRHKGVMEVQEVQLTVNSLHRMLLAFSEHTKGQKFPDDASDQEMLAIVMARYEKELMHPIQNLLSGELARALLIQVQKLKLDIETAMLELDQILKANEINFAVLAALPAFFLSLLLLMLLRAWYKQDTRAEGKGRAARLQRRLLVVEVEKAIMQYQSFVDQGRVKDAECRFGLLLYSLGRLYHASEKHAKATGEWLYLRQDILDLGKPGLPTRDKLRITWRMERVYDCLLPTLKRS is encoded by the exons ATGGAAGCAAAGCCAGAAGAAAGTGAAGAGAAGGGTATCAGATCCTCAATTTCATTGTACTCCCTTCGTGTATGGAACCAAATTGTAGCATTTTTGCCATCAACTCGTGATTCCAATTTTCTTTGGAAGCTTTCGAGTTTTCTTCGCCGGAGGAGACGCAAGACTggtcttcctcttcctctacctCTGAACTCGATAAACTCTTCTGT AATAACTGGTCAATGGGAAAGCAAAAAGAATTGGag TTTAACAGTAACCGGCTGGGAACCAGCAGAGGCATCTAGACTGTACGATGTCTTGGGCGATCTTTTGGAGCACTGTTTTTTGAATTTACATAGCATTTGGAAAAACTTGCAGTTCTGGCAATCTCGTGCAGAG GGTACGAATGCTCAAAAAGTTTACTTTATGATTTGTGAGAGAGGTCCAAGGGCCTTTTTTAGTGGAACAGCGCAGTTAATGCGCCAAAGTTTTAGGGATGGTTTTTCCATGCAACATGTTGCTCGTGAGGCATCTCTTCACATAGCTGACCGAATAACTATACTGAGCAACTTAAGATGTCATCTTGCAGTTTTTGTGGCTCAG GTCTTTATGGAAATTGACAAAATTGGGGCGGAGGCAGTGAATGATCAACAAAATTCCTTACCATCATTGTTGGTTACATTGAATGGCTTATTTCTCGATTTAGAGGCATCAATTTGTCAACTGCATGCAGCACATCAA ATGGATTTAATCGATGGCAGCTTTTCATTTCCtctatttgaaaaattaccaGATGTGAACAAGGAAGGATCTCAGTGGACAAGTTGTGAAATTGGCGATGCTATCAACTTGCTTTATCAGAACCTTCACAAGTTGGACTCTTTCATATATATTCTT gtttCTAAACATCGAAAGCCAAGGAAACTAACTCAGCACTGGCTTAGATATACTTGTGGTGCAGTTGGTCTTTCAGTCTGCTCTGTTTGGCTAATCCAACATAGTAGCTTAATGGGGAGCAATGACATTGAGAATTGGTTTAACGAAGCACATAATTCAGCAGTCAGTTTTTTCAAGGATCATGTAGAACAACCG CTTATTTCAATTAGAGACGAACTTTTTGATACATTTAGAAAGAGGCATAAAGGTGTCATGGAGGTTCAAGAGGTTCAATTAACTGTCAACTCATTGCACAG AATGTTACTTGCTTTCAGTGAACACACGAAAGGCCAGAAGTTTCCAGATGATGCATCAGATCAAGAAATGCTTGCAATAGTTATGGCCAG GTATGAGAAAGAACTGATGCATCCCATTCAAAATCTTCTTAGTGGAGAGCTGGCCCGTGCTTTGCTTATCCAG GTGCAGAAGCTAAAATTGGATATTGAGAC GGCAATGCTTGAGCTTGACCAGATTCTCAAGGCAAATGAGATCAATTTCGCTGTTCTAGCTGCATTGCCAGCATTTTTTCTCTCACTTCTTTTGCTGATGCTTTTGCGTGCTTGGTATAAACAG GATACTAGAGCtgaagggaagggaagagCTGCTCGGCTTCAGAGAAGACTACTTGTCGTGGAGGTGGAGAAAGCAATTATGCAATACCAGAGTTTTGTTGACCAAGGACGT GTAAAAGATGCTGAATGTAGGTTTGGGTTACTGCTGTATAGTTTGGGTCGGCTGTACCATGCTTCCGAGAAGCATGCCAAAGCAACCGGTGAATGGCTATA TTTGAGGCAGGATATTCTGGATCTAGGGAAGCCTGGTCTTCCAACACGAGATAAACTCAGAATTACGTGGCGCATGGAACGGGTGTACGATTGTTTACTTCCCACATTGAAAAGGTCATAA
- the LOC111777423 gene encoding protein DGS1, mitochondrial-like isoform X2, whose amino-acid sequence MEAKPEESEEKGIRSSISLYSLRVWNQIVAFLPSTRDSNFLWKLSSFLRRRRRKTGLPLPLPLNSINSSVLTVTGWEPAEASRLYDVLGDLLEHCFLNLHSIWKNLQFWQSRAEGTNAQKVYFMICERGPRAFFSGTAQLMRQSFRDGFSMQHVAREASLHIADRITILSNLRCHLAVFVAQVFMEIDKIGAEAVNDQQNSLPSLLVTLNGLFLDLEASICQLHAAHQMDLIDGSFSFPLFEKLPDVNKEGSQWTSCEIGDAINLLYQNLHKLDSFIYILVSKHRKPRKLTQHWLRYTCGAVGLSVCSVWLIQHSSLMGSNDIENWFNEAHNSAVSFFKDHVEQPLISIRDELFDTFRKRHKGVMEVQEVQLTVNSLHRMLLAFSEHTKGQKFPDDASDQEMLAIVMARYEKELMHPIQNLLSGELARALLIQVQKLKLDIETAMLELDQILKANEINFAVLAALPAFFLSLLLLMLLRAWYKQDTRAEGKGRAARLQRRLLVVEVEKAIMQYQSFVDQGRVKDAECRFGLLLYSLGRLYHASEKHAKATGEWLYLRQDILDLGKPGLPTRDKLRITWRMERVYDCLLPTLKRS is encoded by the exons ATGGAAGCAAAGCCAGAAGAAAGTGAAGAGAAGGGTATCAGATCCTCAATTTCATTGTACTCCCTTCGTGTATGGAACCAAATTGTAGCATTTTTGCCATCAACTCGTGATTCCAATTTTCTTTGGAAGCTTTCGAGTTTTCTTCGCCGGAGGAGACGCAAGACTggtcttcctcttcctctacctCTGAACTCGATAAACTCTTCTGT TTTAACAGTAACCGGCTGGGAACCAGCAGAGGCATCTAGACTGTACGATGTCTTGGGCGATCTTTTGGAGCACTGTTTTTTGAATTTACATAGCATTTGGAAAAACTTGCAGTTCTGGCAATCTCGTGCAGAG GGTACGAATGCTCAAAAAGTTTACTTTATGATTTGTGAGAGAGGTCCAAGGGCCTTTTTTAGTGGAACAGCGCAGTTAATGCGCCAAAGTTTTAGGGATGGTTTTTCCATGCAACATGTTGCTCGTGAGGCATCTCTTCACATAGCTGACCGAATAACTATACTGAGCAACTTAAGATGTCATCTTGCAGTTTTTGTGGCTCAG GTCTTTATGGAAATTGACAAAATTGGGGCGGAGGCAGTGAATGATCAACAAAATTCCTTACCATCATTGTTGGTTACATTGAATGGCTTATTTCTCGATTTAGAGGCATCAATTTGTCAACTGCATGCAGCACATCAA ATGGATTTAATCGATGGCAGCTTTTCATTTCCtctatttgaaaaattaccaGATGTGAACAAGGAAGGATCTCAGTGGACAAGTTGTGAAATTGGCGATGCTATCAACTTGCTTTATCAGAACCTTCACAAGTTGGACTCTTTCATATATATTCTT gtttCTAAACATCGAAAGCCAAGGAAACTAACTCAGCACTGGCTTAGATATACTTGTGGTGCAGTTGGTCTTTCAGTCTGCTCTGTTTGGCTAATCCAACATAGTAGCTTAATGGGGAGCAATGACATTGAGAATTGGTTTAACGAAGCACATAATTCAGCAGTCAGTTTTTTCAAGGATCATGTAGAACAACCG CTTATTTCAATTAGAGACGAACTTTTTGATACATTTAGAAAGAGGCATAAAGGTGTCATGGAGGTTCAAGAGGTTCAATTAACTGTCAACTCATTGCACAG AATGTTACTTGCTTTCAGTGAACACACGAAAGGCCAGAAGTTTCCAGATGATGCATCAGATCAAGAAATGCTTGCAATAGTTATGGCCAG GTATGAGAAAGAACTGATGCATCCCATTCAAAATCTTCTTAGTGGAGAGCTGGCCCGTGCTTTGCTTATCCAG GTGCAGAAGCTAAAATTGGATATTGAGAC GGCAATGCTTGAGCTTGACCAGATTCTCAAGGCAAATGAGATCAATTTCGCTGTTCTAGCTGCATTGCCAGCATTTTTTCTCTCACTTCTTTTGCTGATGCTTTTGCGTGCTTGGTATAAACAG GATACTAGAGCtgaagggaagggaagagCTGCTCGGCTTCAGAGAAGACTACTTGTCGTGGAGGTGGAGAAAGCAATTATGCAATACCAGAGTTTTGTTGACCAAGGACGT GTAAAAGATGCTGAATGTAGGTTTGGGTTACTGCTGTATAGTTTGGGTCGGCTGTACCATGCTTCCGAGAAGCATGCCAAAGCAACCGGTGAATGGCTATA TTTGAGGCAGGATATTCTGGATCTAGGGAAGCCTGGTCTTCCAACACGAGATAAACTCAGAATTACGTGGCGCATGGAACGGGTGTACGATTGTTTACTTCCCACATTGAAAAGGTCATAA
- the LOC111777423 gene encoding protein DGS1, mitochondrial-like isoform X3, with product MGKQKELEKPAYRNWLMETANSLTVTGWEPAEASRLYDVLGDLLEHCFLNLHSIWKNLQFWQSRAEGTNAQKVYFMICERGPRAFFSGTAQLMRQSFRDGFSMQHVAREASLHIADRITILSNLRCHLAVFVAQVFMEIDKIGAEAVNDQQNSLPSLLVTLNGLFLDLEASICQLHAAHQMDLIDGSFSFPLFEKLPDVNKEGSQWTSCEIGDAINLLYQNLHKLDSFIYILVSKHRKPRKLTQHWLRYTCGAVGLSVCSVWLIQHSSLMGSNDIENWFNEAHNSAVSFFKDHVEQPLISIRDELFDTFRKRHKGVMEVQEVQLTVNSLHRMLLAFSEHTKGQKFPDDASDQEMLAIVMARYEKELMHPIQNLLSGELARALLIQVQKLKLDIETAMLELDQILKANEINFAVLAALPAFFLSLLLLMLLRAWYKQDTRAEGKGRAARLQRRLLVVEVEKAIMQYQSFVDQGRVKDAECRFGLLLYSLGRLYHASEKHAKATGEWLYLRQDILDLGKPGLPTRDKLRITWRMERVYDCLLPTLKRS from the exons ATGGGAAAGCAAAAAGAATTGGag AAGCCTGCTTATCGTAATTGGCTCATGGAAACTGCAAACAGTTTAACAGTAACCGGCTGGGAACCAGCAGAGGCATCTAGACTGTACGATGTCTTGGGCGATCTTTTGGAGCACTGTTTTTTGAATTTACATAGCATTTGGAAAAACTTGCAGTTCTGGCAATCTCGTGCAGAG GGTACGAATGCTCAAAAAGTTTACTTTATGATTTGTGAGAGAGGTCCAAGGGCCTTTTTTAGTGGAACAGCGCAGTTAATGCGCCAAAGTTTTAGGGATGGTTTTTCCATGCAACATGTTGCTCGTGAGGCATCTCTTCACATAGCTGACCGAATAACTATACTGAGCAACTTAAGATGTCATCTTGCAGTTTTTGTGGCTCAG GTCTTTATGGAAATTGACAAAATTGGGGCGGAGGCAGTGAATGATCAACAAAATTCCTTACCATCATTGTTGGTTACATTGAATGGCTTATTTCTCGATTTAGAGGCATCAATTTGTCAACTGCATGCAGCACATCAA ATGGATTTAATCGATGGCAGCTTTTCATTTCCtctatttgaaaaattaccaGATGTGAACAAGGAAGGATCTCAGTGGACAAGTTGTGAAATTGGCGATGCTATCAACTTGCTTTATCAGAACCTTCACAAGTTGGACTCTTTCATATATATTCTT gtttCTAAACATCGAAAGCCAAGGAAACTAACTCAGCACTGGCTTAGATATACTTGTGGTGCAGTTGGTCTTTCAGTCTGCTCTGTTTGGCTAATCCAACATAGTAGCTTAATGGGGAGCAATGACATTGAGAATTGGTTTAACGAAGCACATAATTCAGCAGTCAGTTTTTTCAAGGATCATGTAGAACAACCG CTTATTTCAATTAGAGACGAACTTTTTGATACATTTAGAAAGAGGCATAAAGGTGTCATGGAGGTTCAAGAGGTTCAATTAACTGTCAACTCATTGCACAG AATGTTACTTGCTTTCAGTGAACACACGAAAGGCCAGAAGTTTCCAGATGATGCATCAGATCAAGAAATGCTTGCAATAGTTATGGCCAG GTATGAGAAAGAACTGATGCATCCCATTCAAAATCTTCTTAGTGGAGAGCTGGCCCGTGCTTTGCTTATCCAG GTGCAGAAGCTAAAATTGGATATTGAGAC GGCAATGCTTGAGCTTGACCAGATTCTCAAGGCAAATGAGATCAATTTCGCTGTTCTAGCTGCATTGCCAGCATTTTTTCTCTCACTTCTTTTGCTGATGCTTTTGCGTGCTTGGTATAAACAG GATACTAGAGCtgaagggaagggaagagCTGCTCGGCTTCAGAGAAGACTACTTGTCGTGGAGGTGGAGAAAGCAATTATGCAATACCAGAGTTTTGTTGACCAAGGACGT GTAAAAGATGCTGAATGTAGGTTTGGGTTACTGCTGTATAGTTTGGGTCGGCTGTACCATGCTTCCGAGAAGCATGCCAAAGCAACCGGTGAATGGCTATA TTTGAGGCAGGATATTCTGGATCTAGGGAAGCCTGGTCTTCCAACACGAGATAAACTCAGAATTACGTGGCGCATGGAACGGGTGTACGATTGTTTACTTCCCACATTGAAAAGGTCATAA
- the LOC111777796 gene encoding cysteine desulfurase 1, chloroplastic-like codes for MMEGVVLKLPSFQFQLLFINPSRCSSCFSSTLRTSSSPSLRFRFRRFSSPFSVSASASTARETDNLHLGSLSLGHSTRPDFPILHQEVNGSKLVYLDNAATSQKPIAVLKALQNYYEAYNSNVHRGIHYLSAKATDEYELARKKVASFINAGDAREIVFTRNATEAINLVAYSWGIANLKSEDEIILTVAEHHSAIVPWQLVAERTGAVLKFVSLDEHDVPNLKDFKEMFTTKTKLVVTHHVSNVLASVLPIEDIVSWAHRFGAKVLVDACQSVPHMVVDVQALDADFLVASSHKMCGPTGIGFLYGKIDLLSAMPPFLGGGEMISDVFLDHSTFAEPPSRFEAGTPAIGEAIGLGAAIDYLSGIGMQKIHTYEEELANYLYENLRAVPNIRIYGPVPNAERAALCSFNIENMHPTDIATFLDQQHGIAIRSGHHCAQPLHRALGVSSSARASLYFYNTKEDVDYFIQALNDTVSFFDSFK; via the exons ATGATGGAAGGTGTGGTTCTCAAGCTCCCATCCTTCCAATTCCAACTCCTTTTCATAAACCCTAGTCGTTGCAGTTCCTGTTTCTCCTCCACTCTCCGCACCtcctcttctccttctctccGCTTCCGCTTCCGCAGATTTTCCTCTCCCTTCTCTGTTTCTGCTTCAGCTTCCACCGCCAGGGAAACGGACAACTTGCATCTTGGTTCTCTTTCGCTTGGCCACTCAACTCGACCTGATTTCCCCATCCTCCATCag GAAGTAAATGGCTCCAAGCTTGTCTACTTGGACAATGCCGCCACCTCTCAGAAACCGATTGCTGTGTTGAAAGCCTTGCAGAATTATTATGAGGCTTACAATTCAAATGTTCATCGTGGCATACACTACTTGAG TGCGAAGGCAACGGACGAGTATGAGCTGGCAAGAAAGAAGGTTGCGTCTTTTATCAATGCTGGAGATGCTAGAGAGATCGTTTTTACTAGGAATGCAACTGAAGCTATCAATCTAGTGGCTTATTCTTGGGGCATAGCGAATTTAAAATCAGAAGATGAG ATCATACTTACAGTTGCTGAACATCATAGTGCCATTGTCCCTTGGCAACTTGTAGCTGAAAGGACTGGTGCTGTTCTGAAGTTCGTGAGTTTAGATGAACATGATGTCCCAAACTTGAAAGATTTCAAGGAGATGtttacaacaaaaacaaagcttGTGGTTACCCATCATGTCTCAAATGTACTAG CATCTGTTCTTCCAATTGAAGACATAGTTAGCTGGGCACATCGTTTTGGGGCTAAAGTGCTAGTAGATGCATGCCAGAGTGTTCCACATATGGTTGTCGACGTCCAGGCGCTTGATGCTGACTTTCTTGTTGCTTCTTCTCACAAG ATGTGTGGGCCTACAGGCATCGGGTTTTTATATGGAAAGATTGATCTGCTGTCTGCAATGCCTCCATTCTTAG GTGGTGGAGAGATGATCTCAGATGTATTTCTTGACCATTCCACATTTGCAGAACCTCCTTCCAG ATTCGAGGCTGGGACGCCAGCGATTGGAGAAGCAATTGGATTGGGAGCTGCTATTGATTATTTGTCTGGAATCGGCATGCAAAAGATTCATACTTATGAA GAAGAATTGGCGAATTATCTATATGAGAACCTTCGTGCAGTCCCTAACATTCGCATATATGGCCCAGTCCCTAATGCTGAACGTGCTGCTCTGTGCTCGTTCAATATTGAAAACATGCATCCAACGGACATTGCAACTTTTCTTGATCAACAG CATGGTATAGCCATCAGATCAGGACATCACTGTGCGCAGCCCCTCCATCGGGCCCTCGGTGTGAGCTCGAGCGCACGAGCTAGCCTTTACTTCTACAACACAAAAGAGGATGTGGACTACTTTATCCAGGCTCTGAATGACACTGTAAGTTTCTTCGACTCCTTCAAGTAG
- the LOC111777272 gene encoding probable pectinesterase 48, with amino-acid sequence MNIPLTTLLIFLAAFAPISSATTEVPAEKSQLEAWFSGHVKPLADRKAELDPALVAAEEGSTVVKVRADGSGDFKTVTEAIASVPAGNTKRVVIWIGEGVYKEKLTIERNQPFITLYGSPKNMPKLTFDGDAKKYGTVYSGTLTVEADYFVAANLVLENTSPRPHAGKGGPALAARIRGNKAAVYNCKFIGFQDTLCDDDGLHVYKDCFIEGTVDFIFGKATALYLNSQLNVVGVGGLGVIAAHSREKEDDPSGYVFAHCSITGTGGPNTYLGRSWRPWSRVVFAYTTIADILHPEGWDDMNNPAFDKTVFFGEYKCSGPGAETSKRIKFSRQLSEAQAKPFINLDYVQAQKWLLPPPKL; translated from the exons ATGAACATTCCTCTCACAACATTGCTCATCTTCCTCGCAGCTTTTGCACCCATCTCTTCTGCTACAACAGAGGTTCCTGCAGAGAAGTCGCAGTTAGAAGCTTGGTTTTCCGGGCATGTGAAGCCCTTAGCCGACCGCAAGGCCGAGCTTGATCCCGCCCTTGTGGCCGCTGAAGAAGGCTCCACCGTCGTGAAAGTGAGGGCCGACGGAAGCGGAGACTTCAAGACTGTCACCGAAGCCATCGCCAGCGTTCCAGCCGGTAACACCAAACGCGTCGTGATTTGGATTGGGGAAGGAGTTTATAAGGAGAAGCTTACGATCGAGAGAAATCAGCCCTTCATTACCCTTTACGGTTCCCCTAAGAATATGCCGAAATTGACATTTGATGGAGATGCCAAAAAATACGGTACCGTTTACAGTGGAACTTTGACCGTGGAGGCTGATTATTTTGTTGCTGCCAATCTGGTGCTCGAG AACACTTCTCCAAGACCGCATGCCGGAAAAGGAGGTCCGGCATTGGCAGCGAGAATCAGAGGGAATAAAGCCGCAGTTTACAATTGCAAATTCATAGGGTTCCAAGACACCCTGTGCGACGACGACGGGCTGCATGTGTACAAGGATTGCTTCATTGAAGGCACCGTGGACTTCATCTTCGGGAAGGCAACGGCCCTGTATTTGAACAGTCAGCTGAATGTGGTGGGAGTCGGGGGATTGGGAGTGATTGCAGCGCATtcaagagaaaaggaagacgACCCCAGTGGATATGTGTTTGCGCATTGCAGCATTACAGGCACTGGCGGGCCGAACACTTATTTGGGAAGATCTTGGAGGCCCTGGTCCAGAGTTGTGTTTGCCTACACCACCATTGCCGACATCCTTCATCCTGAAGGCTGGGACGACATGAACAACCCCGCTTTTGACAAGACGGTTTTCTTTGGAGAATACAAGTGTTCGGGGCCGGGAGCGGAGACGAGCAAGCGTATAAAATTCAGCAGACAGCTGAGTGAAGCACAAGCAAAACCCTTCATCAACCTTGATTACGTGCAGGCTCAAAAGTGGCTGCTTCCTCCTCCCAAACTATAG
- the LOC111777270 gene encoding probable pectinesterase 48 encodes MNIALTTLLIFLAAFAPISSATTEVPAEKSQLEAWFSGHVKPLADRKAELDPALVAAEEGSTVVKVRADGSGDFKTVTEAIASVPAGNTKRVVIWIGEGVYKEKLTIERNQPFITLYGSPKNMPKLTFDGDSKKYGTVYSGTLTVEAEYFVAANLVIENTSPRPDARKGGPALAARIRGNKAAIYNCKFLGFQDTLCDDDGMHVYKDCIIEGTVDFIFGKATSLYLNSQLNVLGEGGLGVIAAHSREKEDDPSGYVFAHCSVTGTGGPNTYLARSWRPWSRVVFAYTTIADILHPEGWDDMNNPAFDKTVFFGEFKCSGPGAETSKRVKFSKQLSEAQAKPFINLDYVQAQKWLLPPPKL; translated from the exons atgaatattgcTCTCACAACATTGCTCATCTTCCTGGCAGCTTTTGCACCCATCTCTTCTGCTACAACAGAGGTTCCTGCAGAGAAGTCGCAGTTAGAAGCTTGGTTTTCCGGACATGTGAAGCCCTTAGCCGACCGCAAGGCCGAGCTTGATCCCGCCCTTGTGGCCGCTGAAGAAGGCTCCACCGTCGTGAAAGTGAGGGCCGACGGAAGCGGAGACTTCAAGACTGTCACCGAAGCCATCGCCAGCGTTCCAGCCGGTAACACCAAACGCGTCGTGATTTGGATAGGGGAAGGAGTTTATAAGGAGAAGCTTACGATCGAGAGAAATCAGCCCTTCATTACCCTTTACGGTTCCCCTAAGAATATGCCAAAATTGACATTCGATGGAGATTCCAAAAAATACGGCACCGTGTACAGTGGAACTTTGACCGTCGAGGCTGAGTATTTTGTTGCTGCCAATCTCGTGATCGAg AACACTTCTCCAAGACCGGATGCGAGAAAAGGAGGTCCGGCACTGGCGGCGAGAATCAGAGGGAATAAAGCCGCAATTTACAATTGCAAATTCCTAGGGTTCCAAGACACCCTGTGCGACGACGACGGGATGCATGTGTACAAGGATTGCATCATTGAAGGCACTGTGGACTTCATCTTCGGGAAGGCAACGTCCCTGTATTTGAACAGTCAGCTGAATGTGCTGGGAGAAGGGGGATTGGGAGTGATTGCAGCGCATtcaagagaaaaggaagacgACCCCAGTGGGTATGTGTTTGCGCATTGCAGCGTTACAGGCACTGGCGGGCCGAACACTTATTTGGCAAGATCCTGGAGGCCTTGGTCCAGAGTTGTGTTTGCCTACACCACCATTGCCGACATCCTTCATCCTGAAGGCTGGGACGACATGAACAACCCCGCTTTTGACAAGACGGTTTTCTTCGGAGAATTTAAGTGTTCGGGGCCGGGAGCGGAGACGAGCAAGCGTGTAAAATTCAGCAAACAGCTGAGTGAAGCACAAGCGAAACCCTTCATCAACCTTGATTACGTGCAGGCCCAAAAGTGGTTGCTTCCTCCTCCCAAACTATAG